In one window of Lujinxingia vulgaris DNA:
- a CDS encoding DMT family protein produces MKTVGLLLLSNIFMTVAWYAHLKHTDSPLWKVIVVSWGIALLEYCFHVPANRIGVERFSVMELKIMQEVLSISVFVGFAFIYFRELPRWNHGVAFALILLAVAFVFWPGTPRVSG; encoded by the coding sequence ATGAAGACCGTTGGGCTGCTCCTGTTGAGCAATATCTTTATGACGGTGGCGTGGTATGCGCACCTCAAACATACGGACAGCCCGTTGTGGAAGGTGATCGTAGTAAGCTGGGGCATTGCGCTGCTGGAGTACTGCTTCCATGTGCCGGCGAATCGTATCGGCGTGGAGCGTTTCAGCGTGATGGAGCTTAAGATCATGCAGGAAGTGCTCTCGATCAGCGTGTTTGTAGGGTTTGCCTTTATCTACTTTCGGGAGCTTCCCCGGTGGAATCACGGGGTGGCGTTTGCGCTCATTTTGCTTGCTGTGGCCTTTGTATTCTGGCCCGGCACACCTCGGGTTTCGGGATGA
- a CDS encoding DUF7107 domain-containing protein translates to MSTFASASPPCTPDSRSALRSTLRWLTLTLFFVLFSQGCLGCDDRSNQEVDCSVAGECATCELDDDCSVGSICRLGTCTLPCANDSECGADQICARGRYCIAIPDETTSCTVNSECDSRRCDEGTCVPADRCSVDSDCFEMEFCSLDGFCVPQCQASLECPGSEICFEGRCVIGGGCESDEDCGELGVCSENGSCQVACESDAECGTDAACFEGRCSAGCTSDAQCGDSGVCFRGACVTADPDDPTRPAPEPGEEPDDQEEPGNDVDPQPDTDLPDDVGSHPDDEPSPDRDDAPECTASEDCGANASCEDGLCVAIGICQSNADCSEGSTCQRGRCRLGCEVDDHCRAGEFCTADGACAPVEEPDLSCRSSSECGPCEACISGSCQIVDQLCVTDAQCGIGKDCERGFCHYECSDNNDCPYSQFCDAGTCRAADNPTACTTRSDCGTRESCINGWCYDHCSADSDCGDQMLCDQGVCQPDYRPGPECTGAGQCGPGATCVSGVCTISCSGDADCTFGAGACEFGYCAR, encoded by the coding sequence CGACGCTTCGCTGGCTGACGCTGACGCTCTTCTTCGTGCTCTTCTCTCAGGGCTGCCTGGGGTGTGACGATCGCAGCAACCAGGAGGTCGACTGCTCCGTGGCCGGCGAGTGCGCCACCTGCGAGCTCGACGACGACTGCAGCGTCGGATCCATCTGTCGCCTGGGCACCTGCACGCTTCCCTGCGCCAACGACAGCGAATGCGGCGCCGACCAGATCTGCGCCCGCGGTCGCTACTGCATCGCGATCCCGGACGAAACCACCTCCTGCACCGTCAACAGCGAATGCGATTCTCGCCGCTGCGACGAGGGCACCTGCGTCCCGGCCGACCGTTGCTCGGTCGACAGCGACTGCTTCGAGATGGAGTTCTGCAGCCTCGATGGCTTCTGCGTACCTCAGTGCCAGGCCTCGCTGGAGTGCCCCGGCAGCGAGATCTGCTTCGAAGGACGCTGCGTCATCGGCGGTGGCTGTGAGAGTGATGAAGACTGTGGCGAGCTCGGCGTCTGCTCCGAGAATGGCAGCTGCCAGGTAGCCTGTGAGTCTGACGCCGAGTGCGGCACCGACGCTGCCTGCTTCGAAGGACGCTGCTCGGCTGGCTGCACTTCCGACGCTCAATGTGGCGATTCCGGCGTCTGCTTCCGGGGCGCCTGCGTCACCGCCGACCCCGACGATCCCACCCGTCCTGCCCCCGAACCCGGTGAAGAACCCGACGACCAGGAAGAGCCCGGAAACGACGTCGATCCTCAGCCCGACACCGACCTCCCCGATGACGTGGGATCCCACCCCGACGATGAACCTTCGCCTGACCGCGACGACGCCCCGGAGTGCACCGCCTCGGAGGACTGCGGCGCCAACGCAAGCTGCGAAGACGGCCTCTGCGTGGCCATCGGCATCTGCCAGTCCAACGCCGACTGCTCCGAAGGCTCCACCTGCCAGCGCGGCCGCTGCCGCCTGGGCTGTGAGGTCGACGATCACTGCCGCGCCGGAGAATTCTGCACGGCTGACGGCGCCTGTGCTCCTGTAGAAGAGCCCGACCTGAGCTGCCGCTCCAGCAGCGAGTGCGGCCCCTGCGAGGCCTGCATCTCAGGCTCCTGCCAGATCGTTGACCAGCTCTGCGTCACCGACGCCCAGTGCGGCATCGGCAAAGACTGTGAGCGTGGCTTCTGCCACTACGAGTGCAGCGACAACAACGACTGCCCCTACAGCCAGTTCTGTGATGCCGGCACCTGCCGCGCCGCCGACAACCCCACGGCCTGCACCACACGCTCCGACTGCGGCACCCGGGAGAGCTGCATCAATGGCTGGTGCTACGACCACTGCAGCGCCGACAGTGACTGCGGCGACCAGATGCTCTGTGACCAGGGAGTCTGTCAGCCCGACTACCGCCCCGGCCCGGAATGCACCGGCGCCGGTCAGTGTGGCCCGGGAGCCACCTGTGTTAGCGGCGTCTGCACCATCAGCTGCAGCGGCGACGCCGACTGCACCTTCGGAGCCGGAGCCTGTGAGTTTGGCTACTGCGCACGTTAA